TTCTTGGGCTGCAACCAAGGAtgagaataaagaaaatgatcaaTGTCGAGAGGCAATCAGAGATTTCTTTGTATTGACTGGGACATTTGTAGCGTCAGATGTGCTTCCGTATCTAAGGTGGTTGGACTTGGGTGGGTACGAGAAGGCAATGAAGGAAACTGCAAAAGCATTAGATCATAAGCTTGAAGGATGGCTCGAAGAACACAAGCAAAGAAGAATTTCTGCAGAGGTAAAAAAGGGGCATGAAGACTTTATGGATGTGATGTTGTCTATTGTCCTTGACAGTGAAGAGATTTCTAGCTATGATGCTGATACAATTACCAAAGCTACTTGTCTGGTATGCTTTAGATAACCCTATTTAAGCTAATGTAGGGTACTAATTAGATTgctttgctttatttttattgaatataaaGATCATCCTTGATTTGTGAAGTAGACTGATCAAAAGTTTCTTTTTGTTCTCTTCTTCTAATTATCCACTGGAGTTTAACATACAATTAGGAAATTTTTTCACATCTTCAAAAAGAATCCAGCTCTCTTGTTATGGTAACTACAAGGGGTAACCTCTCCAAATTTTCAATGAATCTATTGGTTCCTAtttgcaaaatgaaaatggtaGATTTCCCAACTTGCGCTAGCATGTTGGAAACATGTCTTATTCCTAAAGTCCACCCAAAAATATATGCTAGTGGTCTACCAAAGGGGAAATGCTTTGTACAATTCTAGGATATAAAAGTTTCATGCACtcatcttgaaaaaaaaatggataaatcttgGTCCAAAATTAAAAGACTCACTTTTTAATGGTGACCCCACTATCGTTCAAAGTTAATGCACAAAACTTGCATACTCTAaaactgtatctaatattactaatacacttccacaaaaaagaaatcatttcgatactgaaaagaaaaaggtttcTGTATcttttttaaacacaaaataagcCCAGGTTTGAAGCAAGCACTCATAAAaaatttgaagggaaaaaaacaaaacaaaacaaaccgcatAAATGAGAGGAAATTGCAAGTATTTATTAAAGGCAttgctctttctttcttttctttttttttaacttttcaggGAAATAGTTTTGCTAAGTTCTATTTCAGtttaatatgataaatttataaataatagaaaCATACATGCTTGGACTTTTGCAGTCTCTGATCTTAGGGGGTACAGATACAACGACGGTGACAATGACTTGGGCGCTCTCTCTACTTCTTAATAATCGAGAGGCTCTGAAGAAAGCCCAGCAAGAATTAGAACTCCAGATTGGTAGAGATAGGCTAGTGATGGAATCAGATGTGAAAAAGCTAGTCTATCTTCAAGCTGTCATCAAAGAAACAATGCGTTTATATCCCGCGGGGCCACTTTCAGCACCGCACGAGTCCCTTGAAGATTGCACTTTGGCTGGTTATCATATCCCAGCAGGCACGCGTCTTCTTGTTAATCTATCAAAGATTCATAAAGATCCACAAGTGTGGTCAGATCCAGCTGAATTCCACCCAGAAAGATTCCTTACAACTCACAAAGACATCGACTTTAAGGGCCAACATTTTGAGCTAATACCATTTGGTAGCGGAAGGAGAATTTGTCCAGGAATCTCATTTGCACTACAAGTTATacaactcacacttgctaacTTCTTGCATGCCTTCGACATTACGACAGTTCCAGAAGATGAACCAATCGACATGACTGAGGAATTTGGACTTACAGCTATGAAAGCCACCCCACTTGAAGTCCATCTCACTCCACGCCTTCCTTCTTCAGCATATGCATGATTATTTGAGTATATGTTAAATAGCTATGttgttattaaataattttatctcgTCTTATTTGTATAACTAAACAAAGATCAAGACAGAAATTATAAGAGAGGGTTTTAATTCGTGAGATTACATAAATTGTCCAAATGCCCACTCAATAAAGCACCTCTCACCTCAGACAtatcttataaattttttaagctATTCACGAAAAGACCCTCCAATACTACTATTTCACTCTCATTccattaagtaagatgtgatacgtttattactattaaatgatTGTTTATTACATGATTCTTTATCATCTAATAGTGACGAACGTGCAACATCTTACTTAATAGAATGAAAGTATGATGAGAGTATGGTTTATagcattactttatcattactTTAAAAAGAAGGGGGGGTAAGTTGTCACATCTAATCCATCTTCTCCCCCCATGCAAAGcattctctccctccctctttcAAACACAACCATCCCAGAGTAGCTATGCGAATCTCTACCCTAAACTGACCATTACCAAGCGAATCCCTAGCCCTAACGTAGCCATTGGCAGCCGAATCTTGACTATCAACCTCTGGCATCTACCATTCAAAGCATCCCTTGCAGTGCATCATCCAATACAAGCCAACTGGCCTCTGCCAGTCAAAGCACTAGCTTCACATGGGTTTGCAATAGTTGACCCGTATCTCTACTATTGACGTCAGTTGTTTGTTGTAGAAGAAAATGGTGTATAAAGTCTCACTACCCAAATCAATGAAAGGCACCCCTTTGAAACATTGGAAGCCTTGCACTTCCATCCTTGAAACTGCCAAAAAATTCTGTAGGCTCCATACCTCCACCACCACGGTTCCTAAGATATGTTCCTACCAAGTGGACCTTTAATTATCAATGGACAAATTAGCGCATAGCGTCCTCCACAAcgatatttttcttgtttctcttcTGTTTTgtttcaaacaaattaaaattaaaaatctcatgTTAATAGCTTTCATAAATAGTTTTTTAGAGAGCAAATATCagtgttgtgaaatttattagaaaatgagtatatatatgtatcctcctaatttttaaaagaggctaactaaattatttgttattgaCCGTAAATCTTAGCACCCTAATGTCATGTAGCCTTTTAAACCTATATAGTGGTCTAAGAGCTAGTAGGGAAGGAAACTAAGGTATACGTTTGGTCATCTCGTTAAAAATGTCAACACTACAGATTTTTAATAGTCAGAAGTTCATTTGTACTTTACTTAGTAAACTGGTtgtgcctttttattttattattattattattattatcattatttttttttttatttttttgcggATGAAACCAtatttacaagaacatggaTATCATTCAACTATGTGGGCAGTAAGTTTAGGTATTgttcacaaaataacacttgagcAGAATCATGTCTTTTCTTCTTGTTATTTCTTCTCCACGCTTTGGTATTGTTGTTATTCTCCCAACTTCTTTATATCGATCTCAGTTTCCTATCTCGGTGTTGCTGCTTGATATTTGGTGTCAGAATATACTAACACATCTCCCTATTGTCATGCCATTGTTTTTGGAGTGCAGATATATGTCTGGTTTTTTCAGGTGGCCTTGGTGATGCAAATTTGGAGGTTGACACCAATGCGGAAATTACTCCTTGAATCATGAAGGATGGAGACTTAACTAGTTGTTAAaactcttttctattttttttttttaaattctg
This is a stretch of genomic DNA from Carya illinoinensis cultivar Pawnee chromosome 15, C.illinoinensisPawnee_v1, whole genome shotgun sequence. It encodes these proteins:
- the LOC122297651 gene encoding cytochrome P450 CYP82D47-like, with the protein product MASIFVLFLFFLFLFGIWRTQKTTPRKILPPKAGGAWPVIGHLHLLGGMQPPHITLGDMADKNGPIFSINLGMHRAIVVSSSKIAKECFTTNDKAFANRTKALAVEIMGYNYAMFGFGPYGSYWRHVRRIVTLEVLSNHRLEMFKHMRESEVNIAIKEIYELSVKNNNALVEMRRWFGYVTLNVVFMMVIKKRFSWAATKDENKENDQCREAIRDFFVLTGTFVASDVLPYLRWLDLGGYEKAMKETAKALDHKLEGWLEEHKQRRISAEVKKGHEDFMDVMLSIVLDSEEISSYDADTITKATCLSLILGGTDTTTVTMTWALSLLLNNREALKKAQQELELQIGRDRLVMESDVKKLVYLQAVIKETMRLYPAGPLSAPHESLEDCTLAGYHIPAGTRLLVNLSKIHKDPQVWSDPAEFHPERFLTTHKDIDFKGQHFELIPFGSGRRICPGISFALQVIQLTLANFLHAFDITTVPEDEPIDMTEEFGLTAMKATPLEVHLTPRLPSSAYA